One Actinomycetes bacterium genomic region harbors:
- a CDS encoding GAP family protein — protein MDLAAVLTLALLALFLAVQPWSVLAAILLVTARGGVKKELAYAGGWVVALAVVAVVTVLVYPNVPQTSTTSQGHAVVELAVGLFLGGWLLRRWRHPRDAGTDSQPSWMARLDTMSPLLAFGLGAFLPTYAVVVAAVSEMLSSGLAQGWLLVAALGWVLVASTGVASPLLVLVTDRDHAPQTYQRWRVWIVAHSRAVLYGVGGLVCLVLVTKGIVGLLG, from the coding sequence GTGGATCTCGCGGCGGTGCTCACGTTGGCGCTGCTGGCGCTGTTCCTTGCCGTTCAGCCGTGGTCGGTGCTGGCCGCGATCCTGCTGGTGACGGCCCGTGGTGGAGTGAAGAAGGAGTTGGCCTACGCCGGCGGCTGGGTCGTCGCGCTCGCCGTGGTCGCGGTGGTGACCGTGCTGGTGTACCCGAATGTTCCGCAGACCTCGACGACCAGCCAGGGCCATGCGGTGGTTGAGCTGGCCGTCGGGCTGTTCTTGGGTGGGTGGCTTCTTCGGCGCTGGCGGCATCCCAGGGACGCCGGTACCGACAGCCAGCCGTCCTGGATGGCCCGCCTGGACACTATGTCGCCGCTGCTGGCGTTCGGGCTCGGCGCCTTCCTGCCGACGTACGCCGTGGTGGTCGCCGCCGTCTCGGAGATGCTCTCCAGCGGTCTGGCCCAGGGGTGGCTGCTGGTCGCCGCGCTCGGGTGGGTGCTGGTTGCCTCCACCGGCGTCGCATCGCCGTTGCTGGTGCTTGTGACCGACCGGGATCACGCACCGCAGACGTACCAGCGGTGGCGGGTGTGGATCGTTGCGCACAGTCGCGCGGTTCTCTACGGGGTGGGTGGACTGGTGTGTCTCGTGCTCGTCACCAAGGGCATCGTCGGGCTGCTGGGCTGA